Proteins from one Parvibaculum lavamentivorans DS-1 genomic window:
- a CDS encoding (deoxy)nucleoside triphosphate pyrophosphohydrolase produces MADERESMTGGQLKLLLVAACALVDADGRVLLARRPEGKPLAGLWEFPGGKVEPGEVPEETLIRELKEELGIDVAKACLAPLTFASHAYEGFHLLMPLYVCRRWEGRVQPLEGQALEWVRPARLREYPMPPADEPLVAVLRDLL; encoded by the coding sequence ATGGCCGATGAGCGCGAAAGCATGACGGGCGGGCAACTGAAACTTCTGCTCGTCGCGGCTTGCGCGCTTGTCGATGCCGATGGGCGGGTGCTTCTCGCCCGCCGTCCCGAGGGCAAGCCGCTGGCGGGCCTGTGGGAGTTTCCGGGCGGCAAGGTGGAGCCGGGCGAAGTGCCCGAGGAAACCTTGATCCGGGAACTGAAGGAAGAACTTGGCATCGATGTCGCGAAGGCGTGCCTTGCGCCGCTCACCTTCGCGAGCCACGCATATGAGGGGTTCCACCTCCTGATGCCGCTTTATGTATGCCGGCGATGGGAGGGCAGGGTCCAGCCCCTCGAAGGACAGGCGCTCGAATGGGTGCGCCCGGCAAGGCTCCGGGAGTACCCGATGCCGCCGGCGGATGAACCGCTGGTGGCAGTGCTGCGCGACCTGCTGTAG
- a CDS encoding DUF1178 family protein, whose protein sequence is MIRYALVCESDHEFDGWFASSETFDAQVAARDILCPHCGSGDVRKALMAPSLGKGTKKGLKIPDASTPADMAQKMSMMMLALKKHVEENCDYVGDKFAEEARRIHYGETEHRDIYGEATLDEARELVEEGVEVAPLPVLPPRQAN, encoded by the coding sequence ATGATCCGCTATGCGCTTGTCTGCGAAAGCGATCATGAATTCGATGGCTGGTTCGCCTCCTCGGAAACCTTCGATGCGCAGGTGGCGGCGCGCGACATTCTCTGCCCGCATTGCGGCAGCGGCGATGTGCGCAAGGCGCTGATGGCGCCGAGCCTCGGCAAGGGCACGAAGAAGGGTCTGAAAATTCCGGATGCCTCGACGCCCGCCGACATGGCGCAGAAGATGAGCATGATGATGCTCGCGCTCAAAAAGCACGTCGAAGAGAATTGCGATTATGTCGGCGACAAATTCGCCGAGGAAGCGCGCCGCATCCATTACGGCGAGACGGAGCATCGCGACATTTATGGCGAAGCGACGCTCGACGAAGCCCGCGAGCTGGTCGAGGAAGGCGTCGAAGTCGCGCCGCTCCCCGTCCTGCCGCCGCGTCAGGCGAATTGA
- a CDS encoding ComF family protein, translating to MGLRAGVQRWAEAAKAGFSRVADIVLPPLCLGCGCGLDSHAALCGTCWAGVDFIDRPYCEVTGVPFPYEAGLGAVSAAAIANPPSYARARAVMRYNEGSTRLIHRFKYSDRMEAAPAFALWLVRAGAALLAEADLVVPVPLHKRRLFFRRFNQSAELSRAVARLAGIGCAPELLVRVRATRPQVGLSGDARRRNVAGAFRLAPGVAPLVKDRRIVLIDDVMTTGATAEACARVLTGAGAREVSVLCLARVVPAGGASI from the coding sequence ATGGGGCTGAGGGCGGGCGTGCAGCGTTGGGCGGAGGCGGCGAAAGCGGGATTCTCCCGCGTCGCAGATATTGTGCTGCCGCCGCTCTGCCTCGGTTGCGGGTGCGGCCTCGACAGTCATGCCGCCCTTTGCGGTACCTGCTGGGCAGGGGTCGATTTCATCGACCGGCCATATTGCGAGGTTACAGGCGTCCCCTTTCCTTATGAAGCGGGCCTGGGGGCTGTGAGCGCCGCCGCCATTGCCAATCCTCCCTCCTATGCCCGGGCCCGCGCCGTCATGCGCTACAATGAAGGGAGCACGAGGCTCATCCACCGCTTCAAATATAGTGACCGGATGGAGGCCGCCCCGGCCTTTGCCCTCTGGCTTGTACGGGCCGGCGCCGCGCTGCTGGCGGAAGCCGATCTCGTCGTGCCGGTTCCCCTTCACAAGCGCCGTCTTTTTTTCCGCCGCTTCAATCAGTCGGCGGAACTTTCCCGCGCCGTTGCGCGTCTTGCCGGTATCGGATGCGCGCCGGAGCTTCTTGTCCGGGTGCGGGCGACCCGCCCTCAGGTCGGCCTTTCGGGCGATGCAAGGCGGCGGAATGTTGCCGGTGCTTTTCGTCTCGCACCGGGCGTGGCGCCTCTCGTCAAGGATCGCCGGATCGTTCTGATAGATGATGTCATGACGACGGGTGCGACCGCCGAGGCTTGCGCCCGCGTTCTTACCGGGGCCGGGGCGCGTGAGGTCTCCGTCCTTTGCCTTGCCCGGGTTGTACCCGCTGGCGGCGCATCTATATGA
- a CDS encoding c-type cytochrome: MLDRGWCRAVLAGLALTALAGCGEEQEAAAPVVLDTQLAALYEHSCSTCHEDPATGAPPAHDEAAWAPRIAKGETQLLDNIVNGFNGMPPLGQCIECDAGDFMTLTRFMASPAPASAKGESEE; this comes from the coding sequence ATGCTCGATCGGGGATGGTGCCGCGCCGTGCTGGCGGGGCTTGCGCTGACGGCGCTGGCAGGATGCGGCGAGGAACAGGAAGCGGCGGCGCCGGTGGTGCTCGACACGCAGTTGGCGGCGCTTTACGAGCATAGCTGCAGCACATGCCACGAGGACCCGGCGACGGGCGCTCCACCGGCGCATGACGAGGCGGCCTGGGCGCCGCGCATCGCCAAGGGCGAGACGCAATTACTCGACAATATCGTGAACGGCTTCAACGGCATGCCGCCGCTCGGCCAATGCATCGAATGCGACGCCGGCGACTTCATGACGCTGACACGCTTCATGGCATCGCCTGCACCGGCATCCGCGAAGGGGGAGAGCGAAGAATGA
- a CDS encoding carbon-nitrogen hydrolase family protein, which translates to MKSFTAACIQMRAGRDVAQNAATAAALVSDAAAQGAAFVLTPEMTSLLETKSDDLFAHTRVEEKDEALPVFRALAAEKKIWVLIGSLPVKLAERKLANRSFLISPEGAIAARYDKIHMFDVDLAGGESYRESKNFEAGREAVIADLPWGRLGLSICYDLRFPQLYRALAQAGADFLTVPAAFTRQTGAAHWHTLLKARAIETGCFVFAPAQGGKHECGRETYGHSLVVAPWGEIIAEADHDEPGIVLAEIDPSRIGEARRRVPSLGHDRGFSLPGTVPARQAS; encoded by the coding sequence ATGAAATCCTTCACCGCGGCCTGTATCCAGATGCGCGCCGGGCGCGACGTGGCGCAGAATGCCGCCACCGCCGCCGCGCTTGTTTCCGACGCAGCGGCGCAAGGGGCAGCGTTCGTGCTGACGCCCGAAATGACCTCGCTCCTCGAAACGAAAAGCGACGACCTTTTCGCCCATACGCGTGTCGAGGAAAAGGACGAGGCCTTGCCCGTCTTCCGCGCATTGGCGGCGGAAAAGAAAATCTGGGTGCTGATCGGCTCGCTGCCGGTCAAGCTCGCGGAACGCAAACTCGCCAACCGCTCCTTCCTCATCTCCCCCGAAGGCGCCATCGCCGCGCGCTACGACAAGATCCATATGTTCGATGTCGATCTGGCGGGCGGCGAGAGCTACCGCGAGAGCAAGAATTTCGAGGCGGGCCGCGAGGCTGTGATCGCCGACCTGCCCTGGGGGCGGCTCGGTCTCAGCATCTGCTACGACCTGCGCTTCCCGCAGCTCTACCGGGCGCTGGCGCAGGCGGGTGCCGATTTCCTCACCGTGCCGGCCGCTTTCACCCGGCAGACCGGCGCCGCGCATTGGCACACGCTGCTGAAGGCCCGCGCCATCGAGACGGGATGCTTCGTCTTCGCGCCCGCGCAGGGCGGCAAGCATGAATGCGGCCGCGAGACCTATGGCCACAGTCTGGTCGTTGCGCCCTGGGGCGAAATCATCGCCGAGGCCGATCACGACGAACCCGGCATCGTGCTTGCCGAAATCGACCCCTCGCGGATCGGCGAAGCGCGCCGGCGCGTCCCGAGCCTCGGTCACGATCGCGGTTTCAGCCTGCCGGGAACAGTCCCCGCGAGGCAGGCATCATGA
- the ubiG gene encoding bifunctional 2-polyprenyl-6-hydroxyphenol methylase/3-demethylubiquinol 3-O-methyltransferase UbiG, translating to MADRADKAARSSVDPGEIARFSAMAAEWWDPAGKFRPLHKFNPTRLSYIRERTSAHFGLDARAVRPFEDLRFLDIGCGGGLLSEPMARLGAAMVSADASEQNIKTASVHAAEQGLGIDYRCTTAEALAAAGETFDVILNMEVIEHVADPMAFLKDCASMLRPGGLMFIATLNRTLKAHAFAIVGAEYVLGWLPRGTHDWKKFITVNEMETGIADAGLRLKELTGVSYNPLTDKWSLSRDTDVNYMALAERARD from the coding sequence ATGGCCGATAGAGCAGATAAAGCGGCGCGTTCAAGCGTCGACCCCGGCGAGATCGCCCGATTTTCGGCCATGGCGGCGGAATGGTGGGACCCGGCCGGCAAATTCCGGCCGCTCCATAAATTCAACCCGACGCGGCTTTCCTATATCCGCGAGCGCACCAGCGCGCATTTCGGCCTCGACGCGAGGGCGGTGCGGCCTTTCGAGGATTTGCGCTTTCTCGACATAGGCTGCGGCGGCGGGCTCCTTTCCGAACCGATGGCGCGGCTCGGCGCCGCCATGGTGAGCGCGGACGCCTCTGAACAGAACATCAAGACGGCTTCCGTCCATGCCGCCGAACAGGGGCTCGGCATCGACTACCGCTGCACGACGGCGGAGGCGCTGGCGGCGGCCGGCGAGACATTCGACGTCATCCTCAACATGGAAGTGATCGAGCATGTCGCCGACCCGATGGCCTTTCTGAAGGATTGCGCGAGCATGTTGCGGCCGGGGGGCCTCATGTTCATCGCCACGCTGAACCGGACGCTGAAGGCGCATGCCTTCGCGATTGTCGGCGCCGAATATGTGCTCGGCTGGCTGCCGCGCGGCACGCATGACTGGAAGAAATTCATCACCGTGAACGAGATGGAGACGGGGATCGCCGATGCGGGCCTCCGGCTCAAGGAACTGACGGGGGTGAGCTACAATCCGCTCACCGACAAATGGTCGCTGAGCCGCGACACGGATGTGAACTACATGGCGCTTGCGGAGCGGGCGCGGGACTAG
- the argJ gene encoding bifunctional glutamate N-acetyltransferase/amino-acid acetyltransferase ArgJ: MAVKKTRAGTKVSVKPKRKTSGKAKARPKAKAKPHSKAKLPRAQRKTAVPKKPVRKAKPAAKSAKAAKTAPKISPLAPKSTPKLPPVGGVLLGATAAGIKYKGRTDLLVAKMPEGTQVAGVFTTSKTASAPVEWCRTNVNEGGEGRMLVVNSGNSNAFTGKAGVATVKATAAAAAQAGNCRQKDVFIASTGVIGQPMDPAPVIAGIDAALADASPDAWDEAARAIMTTDTYPKAATRKVKIGGASVTINGIAKGSGMIAPDLATMLVFIFTDAAIPAKVLQTLLLLGVRDSFNAITVDSDTSTSDTVLVFATGAAMADEAPVTRAGDARLRDFRAALDDLMMDLAHQVVKDGEGATKFVKIAVSGAQSHQAARTIAMTIANSPLVKTAIAGEDANWGRIVMAVGKSGEAADRDKLSIRIGGVDVAKNGMAVPGYDETPVARHMKGSDIDIEVDVGVGKSSATVWTCDLTYDYIRINADYRS, encoded by the coding sequence ATGGCGGTAAAGAAGACGCGGGCAGGCACCAAGGTCTCGGTGAAGCCGAAGCGCAAGACGAGCGGCAAGGCGAAGGCGCGCCCGAAAGCCAAGGCGAAGCCGCATAGCAAGGCCAAATTACCGCGCGCCCAACGCAAGACAGCAGTTCCGAAAAAGCCGGTACGCAAGGCAAAGCCCGCTGCCAAATCCGCGAAGGCCGCCAAGACGGCGCCGAAAATCTCTCCGCTCGCGCCGAAATCGACACCGAAGCTGCCGCCGGTTGGCGGCGTCCTGCTCGGCGCCACGGCTGCAGGCATCAAGTATAAGGGTCGCACGGATCTCCTCGTCGCGAAGATGCCCGAGGGAACGCAGGTTGCGGGTGTCTTCACCACCTCGAAGACGGCCTCGGCGCCGGTCGAATGGTGCCGGACCAATGTGAATGAGGGTGGCGAAGGCCGGATGCTCGTCGTCAATTCCGGCAATTCAAATGCCTTCACCGGCAAGGCCGGCGTCGCGACCGTCAAGGCGACAGCGGCCGCCGCCGCGCAGGCGGGCAATTGCCGCCAGAAAGATGTGTTCATCGCCTCGACCGGCGTTATCGGCCAGCCGATGGACCCCGCGCCCGTCATTGCCGGCATCGACGCTGCCTTGGCCGATGCCTCGCCGGATGCGTGGGATGAAGCCGCCCGCGCCATCATGACCACGGATACCTATCCGAAAGCCGCGACGCGCAAGGTCAAGATCGGCGGCGCCAGCGTCACGATCAACGGCATTGCCAAGGGCTCGGGCATGATCGCCCCCGACCTCGCCACCATGCTGGTGTTCATCTTCACCGATGCTGCCATCCCGGCAAAGGTTCTGCAGACGCTGCTGCTTCTCGGTGTGCGCGACAGTTTCAATGCCATCACCGTCGACAGCGATACCTCCACCAGCGACACCGTGCTCGTTTTCGCAACGGGCGCGGCCATGGCGGATGAGGCACCGGTCACGCGGGCGGGCGATGCGCGCCTGCGGGATTTCCGTGCCGCGCTCGACGATCTGATGATGGACCTCGCGCATCAGGTGGTGAAGGACGGGGAGGGCGCGACCAAATTCGTGAAGATCGCCGTTTCCGGCGCGCAGAGCCACCAGGCGGCCCGCACCATTGCCATGACCATTGCCAATTCGCCGCTGGTGAAGACGGCGATTGCGGGCGAGGACGCGAATTGGGGCCGCATCGTCATGGCGGTCGGCAAGTCCGGCGAGGCGGCGGATCGCGACAAGCTTTCGATCCGCATTGGCGGCGTCGATGTTGCGAAGAACGGCATGGCCGTGCCGGGTTACGACGAAACGCCGGTCGCCCGCCATATGAAAGGCTCCGATATCGACATCGAGGTGGATGTCGGCGTCGGCAAGTCGTCTGCGACGGTCTGGACCTGCGATCTCACCTACGACTACATCCGCATCAATGCGGATTACAGAAGCTGA
- a CDS encoding D-arabinono-1,4-lactone oxidase — translation MKLSRRHLLQFAASASALAATGAIPAALTSAFAEEPRRIIPWKNWSGGQTCTPAIRKAPASEAELADLIGKSATPIRAVGAGHSFSPLVPTEGTLVTLDRLSGYVSHDAATHRATFKAGTRLGAMAATLAENNLALDNMPDINKQTIAGAISTATHGTGRDLGSLSSFVTGARLVTASGETLDCNEGGLRDAARVSLGALGIMTEVTMQARPLYKLKRRTWVAPVEEMLEEAPELWAKHRNFEFYYVPYSGMTIGIVNDETDEAETPEPVNEDDDGLMQLKQLQDWLGWSPATRRWLIQTIMDGMEPEERVDFSYKTLSAERNVRFNEMEYHLPREAGPEALREIIAAIEDNNIEVFFPIEFRTTAADDAWLSPFYKRESCSIAVHRFHEADYAPYFSAIEPIFRKYDGRPHWGKLNTLKAGDFVALYPRWNDFLDMRAELDPEGKFLNPYLREVFGVGV, via the coding sequence ATGAAACTGTCCCGCCGACACCTGCTGCAATTTGCGGCAAGCGCCTCGGCGCTGGCCGCGACCGGCGCGATACCCGCCGCCCTCACCAGCGCCTTCGCGGAGGAGCCGCGCCGCATCATCCCCTGGAAGAACTGGTCGGGTGGACAGACATGCACCCCCGCCATCCGCAAGGCACCCGCAAGCGAGGCGGAGCTTGCCGACCTCATCGGAAAAAGCGCAACCCCCATCCGCGCGGTCGGCGCCGGACATTCCTTCTCGCCCCTCGTGCCGACGGAGGGGACGCTCGTCACGCTCGACCGGCTGAGCGGCTATGTCTCGCATGACGCCGCCACCCACCGCGCGACCTTCAAGGCGGGGACGCGGCTCGGCGCCATGGCGGCGACGCTGGCGGAGAACAATCTCGCGCTCGACAACATGCCGGACATCAACAAGCAGACGATTGCCGGCGCAATCTCGACCGCGACGCATGGCACCGGACGAGACCTCGGCTCGCTGTCGAGCTTCGTGACCGGCGCGCGACTGGTAACGGCCTCGGGCGAGACGCTCGACTGCAACGAGGGCGGGCTGCGCGACGCCGCCCGCGTTTCGCTCGGCGCGCTCGGCATCATGACGGAAGTGACCATGCAGGCGCGGCCGCTTTACAAGCTGAAGCGGCGGACATGGGTGGCACCCGTCGAGGAGATGCTGGAAGAGGCGCCGGAACTCTGGGCGAAGCACCGCAATTTCGAATTCTACTATGTGCCCTATTCCGGCATGACCATCGGCATCGTCAACGACGAGACGGACGAGGCGGAGACGCCCGAGCCCGTGAACGAGGATGATGACGGGCTGATGCAGCTGAAGCAGCTGCAGGACTGGCTCGGCTGGTCGCCCGCCACGCGGCGATGGCTCATCCAGACGATCATGGACGGGATGGAGCCCGAGGAGCGCGTCGACTTCTCGTACAAGACGCTCTCGGCGGAGCGCAATGTGCGCTTCAACGAAATGGAATATCATTTGCCACGCGAGGCGGGGCCAGAGGCGCTGCGCGAAATCATCGCGGCGATCGAAGACAATAATATCGAGGTCTTCTTCCCGATCGAATTCCGCACCACGGCGGCGGACGACGCCTGGCTCAGCCCCTTCTACAAGCGCGAAAGCTGCTCGATCGCCGTACACCGCTTCCACGAAGCGGACTACGCACCCTATTTCAGCGCCATCGAACCTATCTTCCGCAAATATGACGGCCGCCCGCATTGGGGCAAGCTCAACACGCTGAAGGCCGGGGACTTCGTGGCGCTTTATCCGAGGTGGAACGATTTTCTGGACATGCGGGCTGAACTCGACCCGGAAGGGAAGTTTCTCAATCCGTATTTGCGGGAAGTGTTCGGGGTCGGAGTTTAA
- the grxC gene encoding glutaredoxin 3 — translation MADVTIYTTMMCPYCHRAKGLLQKKGVSFTEVDVGMDADKRQEMMKRAHGSHTVPQIFIGDKHVGGCDDLYALDHAGKLDPMLAA, via the coding sequence ATGGCGGATGTGACGATATATACGACGATGATGTGCCCCTATTGCCACCGGGCAAAGGGGCTGTTGCAGAAGAAGGGCGTCTCCTTCACCGAGGTCGATGTCGGCATGGATGCGGACAAGCGCCAGGAGATGATGAAGCGCGCTCACGGCAGCCATACCGTTCCGCAGATTTTCATCGGCGACAAGCATGTCGGCGGTTGCGACGATCTCTATGCGCTCGACCATGCGGGCAAGCTCGACCCGATGCTCGCTGCCTGA
- a CDS encoding Flp family type IVb pilin, whose amino-acid sequence MLKKFWADENGATAVEYGLILAALSVVVGAAVATVGETIDEALYGKVIAALSN is encoded by the coding sequence ATGCTGAAGAAATTCTGGGCCGATGAGAACGGTGCAACGGCGGTCGAGTATGGTTTGATTCTCGCCGCGCTTTCGGTGGTTGTCGGCGCAGCAGTCGCGACGGTCGGCGAAACCATCGATGAGGCGCTCTACGGCAAGGTCATCGCCGCCCTCTCGAACTAG
- a CDS encoding methyltransferase domain-containing protein: MAPAIMMRAMPLPANQMLVFDRHVLRRRRDRAAPGFAAHDFLVQRAGDEVAERLAGINRDFDVALDLGSHRGALAEALRRTGTSPGKIGTLVSADLSPRMLREAPGLRVAADEEMLPFRGASLSLVTSILSLHWVNDLPGALIQIRRALKPDGLFLGALFGGETLTELRQSLAAAEIEMDGGLSPRVSPFADIRDVGSLLQRAGFALPVVDGDRVTVRYADPFKLMAELRGMGETNALAERRRTPLRRATMMRTAEIYREKFGLPDGRVPATFDIVIATGWAPHEDQQKPLAPGSARARLADALGADEIKAGEKTGPGGN, encoded by the coding sequence ATGGCCCCCGCCATCATGATGCGCGCCATGCCGCTGCCCGCAAACCAGATGCTCGTTTTCGACCGCCATGTCCTGAGGCGCCGCCGCGACCGCGCGGCGCCGGGTTTTGCCGCGCATGATTTTCTTGTACAGCGCGCGGGCGATGAAGTGGCCGAACGGCTGGCGGGCATCAACCGCGACTTCGATGTCGCTCTCGATCTCGGCAGTCACAGAGGCGCGCTCGCGGAGGCCCTGCGCCGGACAGGCACAAGCCCCGGCAAGATCGGCACGCTTGTCTCGGCGGACCTGTCGCCGCGAATGCTTCGAGAAGCCCCGGGCCTTCGTGTCGCCGCGGACGAAGAGATGCTTCCCTTTCGCGGCGCGAGCCTCAGCCTGGTGACGAGTATTCTGTCCTTGCACTGGGTAAACGACCTGCCGGGGGCCCTTATCCAGATCCGTCGCGCGCTGAAGCCGGACGGACTGTTTCTCGGCGCGCTTTTTGGCGGCGAGACGCTGACCGAACTCCGGCAGTCTCTCGCAGCGGCCGAAATCGAAATGGATGGCGGGCTCTCGCCCCGCGTCTCGCCCTTTGCCGATATACGCGATGTTGGAAGCCTGCTGCAGCGCGCGGGCTTTGCGCTTCCTGTGGTGGATGGCGACCGCGTGACGGTGCGCTATGCCGATCCGTTCAAGCTGATGGCGGAGCTGCGCGGCATGGGCGAGACGAACGCGCTTGCCGAACGCCGCCGGACGCCGCTGCGCCGCGCAACGATGATGCGGACCGCCGAAATCTACCGGGAAAAATTCGGACTGCCGGACGGCCGGGTGCCGGCGACCTTCGACATCGTGATCGCGACGGGCTGGGCACCGCATGAGGACCAGCAAAAGCCGCTTGCGCCAGGAAGCGCGCGCGCAAGGCTGGCCGACGCGTTGGGCGCCGACGAAATAAAGGCAGGCGAGAAGACGGGGCCGGGAGGGAACTAG